tccCTAACTAGTGCATACAAACTGTAATTTGAGACACATCCACAGCTGACCGATCACTGTGAGCAATTTGTCATGAAATCCTTTATCTGAACCCTGAATTTCATTCCCTTTTCAGTGCACTACTGTGTGCTCCTGATTCTTCTCcgtagggaatagtgagtagggtgATATTTGAAACACAGCCCCCGTCTCGCCTTTCATCCACAGGAAATGATGCTGAAGCGTTTGGACACACAAGACATGTTGTGCAGGACGATGGCcaggaggaagatgaggatgatggcTACCAGGAGGACAGTGCAGAACCCGGTCCAGGCTGAACTCTTCATCGTCGCGTCTCTCCCctctgcctcctcctcctctccggCTGTAAGGCGTTCAGGTTGAGTCGTCCCGTCTGGGTTTTTGAAGCCGTATCTGTAGGCGTGTTCATCCCCTGACAGAGGCAGCAGGTAGCAGCTGCTATTGGGCAGCTGGATAAAAACGGGCGCGTGTGCCAAGGTGATGGCTGAGAGTGCTTCCGGATCATCTGGGAGCTGTAACACGGAGAGGCCGCAGAGGTGCGTGACATGGCGGCACCAGGGGCAGCGGACTTCCCTGTGATTCAGCACCATCTGATGCAAACATTCTGAGCAGCACGTGTGCCTGCACTCCAGAAGTTTGGGCCGCCGTCGAGGGCTGAACGGGTTAAAGCAGATCTGACACTCTGGTCTAGAGAACGTCTCCATTATATGTTTCAGCTGCTGAAGCTCCTCTACAAACTCAGTGTCACGAGAGCAGAAACACGAACGCCAGTTTACTGACGAAGATCCACATGGTCAAATCTCAAGCTTGGACTTTTAATCCATATCTGGCTGCATCTGTGGGTCAAAACAGAGATACAGCAGGTTTGCATTAAAACATTGTCATTATTAATCCAAACTAAATCTCACACTAAGACCATATGCTGGAAACAAGCATACTTTCTGCCTCCTGCCAAATACGcaacacataaacacatcacCTAGATCTTAAACAGGATCTGTGGGAGAATATAGCAGCCAGTGAAACCTAATATGGCCACCGAGAAGCTGGTACGGTATTTAAGACTGGAGTGTAGGCCACAAGGTTCTCATTACAACACCACAGACACATTTATCTAACACATAATTCTGTTTGTCAGATTATATTTGAGAACTTGTGTGAAGATGTGCATGACAACATGTGACCATTTGTCAAGCCGAGTTATTTCTAATCCAAGGATGACAAGATCTAGACAGAAGTGACAGCTGTCTAGACCTCAACAAAAACATCACGGACATATTGGGCTTTTCTAACCATAAATCCAATGATATTTCtaatttaaaggtgcaattcatgacttttaaaagtttttacatttagtaaTGACCTCATTTcaaagatatatttttaaaaaaatggaactgGCAACGCTGGTTTACTATGACTCTGGCTAGTTTTTGTTTCGGGCTTATATTTTAATTCTTTCCGGGCTTTTAAATGAGCTCCACCTCCCGCTCAAACAGAGCTGCTCAGCATAACACGTTTTCTTTAAAAGGCACATTATATGGTTTCAATAGAATCTATGTAGGCATTGTGTAGACAggagagaaaccgcaaagtgtaaactatTCAGTCCTGGAGATACTGGAAAACCTAaagatacagctttacctctgacagtggagactccttccataaatgttaaataaagtccTCCTTACAgagaacttcaccatatcaatgactgttttttgtatgtaaacaacaacacatactgtcagagctgctgttatggaaaaagaatcaacaccttctggccaagcTGATGGTAGAAGTGTGACATAATTCAAAGCCTTGTTAAATCCCTTCTAAAATTAAGGTTAATAACCTTTGAATAAGTGAAAATAATAGCTCTGAATTAGTATGCATAACCGGTGGGTTAGTatgcaaaatgcaaacaaaaactGTGGAGTCACAACCCTTTTCAGAACCCGAAGCAGCTATTACCCAGCGCCGTGTAAAACTGTTTGGAGGACAAACATTGCCTTGAGGAACCACACAGCTATTATTTACGTTAATTGCCTGCCGTTAATGCTTGTCACAAAATGGGACAATTATTCACGTGAAAATAAGTTTGCCAGTGAAACCAGAGCCAAAAAGCAATACCACAAATTTACCTTATGAGATCATCCCATCTCAGTAATTTGCAGAAAATGACAAGCCTCAACCTGCGCAGTAGTGAACGCCACCTCGGACTGCTGTAGTGTGCATGAAACATGGAGTCAATCTGTGATAATAACCCGCACAAGCAGCCATGACATAAGATGAAAGAGCTGTTGCTATAATAACACGGTTCATAAATCAGGTTCTCCTCTCGAGGGATCGAACCGAAGGAGGGTCTTTTCATCAAGAATTATTCTGCCGCCATCCCCTGAGAGAAAAgtaattaataatgtaattaaaccTGCAATTGTCTcatgaatggacaaatcccttCAAGGCTTCACTGGTTATGAGACGCACAGCATCTAGCAAACAGGAAGCAGAAATATTCCACCTCGCATTGAGTTTATCGCGTGAAAGAGGTCAGAGTGAGATCGATGATTGATTCTCACTTACAGACTAAACACAGATACAAGAATTAGAtggcatttcatttcattaatttgtACTTTAGCGTCACAGAGTCTTTATTAATGTTGGCAAGGTGTGTGTGATATAGAGAAAAATGTCTGGTGAGGGAGATTTGAATTCCCAGAGACTctaaataaactatttatttcCTTCAATTTGATGCCAGAATTCCTTTTAATGcctaaaagcttttttttttttgcctaaatcCAAGGTGATGACACATTATACTAACAGTAGAGTTACATGAGAATTTGAGTCCACTCCATTTGTAATTTCAGCATTTCTACATATTACTACGTGTTTGTGAAGCTGTAGTCAGCTAGCGAGCGCTATAGCTTTGACCTAAAGGGTAAGAGGCTCTAGAGCACCAGTCTCTGACTTTGAATGACTTCACTGTAGACTGCAACTTCCTGCCTCCTCCGCCAATCAGGCCACATTTCCTGTCGAAAATGCCACTGTGTTACCAAATGGACTATAATTTCAGCCCAAAATGCCACTGTAAGTAATTTGACTGCAACTTCTGCTCAAAGTGCCAACGTGTAACCTATTAGACCGCAGTTTTCGTCGAAAATACCATGGGAGCCAATCACAGCATAGTTCCTACCAAACATGTCACTGTATAACCAGTTAGACCACAGTTCCCGTCCAACATGTGACAACATGTAACCAATGAAACCACattgcccaaaaaaaaaactccactgaCAAATCAGACCGCAGTTTCCAAACAAAATTCCACTGAAGAATtcgattttaaataaagattattaataAAGATTGCTAGAAGAATTTATGTTTTATCATTTGGTGCTAGATTTCAAGCAGTGTGAACACGAATATAGGTtttggtttgggacacagtcCAACGGTATTTATCCCAAAGCTGTTTTATAGAAATCTGGGTGTGGACTccgttcaaaaaaaaaaaaaaactagaaaggCAGCAGATAGAGGGATTGTATGTGAATAATGTGTGATGGTGAGCTGTTCGTGATAGCAAATTTGTGATGGAATACGATTACACAATTTCAGGTtcgtgaaaaaaaaacatgcactggATGAAACTGTTCACATGAGccgacatt
The genomic region above belongs to Pangasianodon hypophthalmus isolate fPanHyp1 chromosome 21, fPanHyp1.pri, whole genome shotgun sequence and contains:
- the rnf152 gene encoding E3 ubiquitin-protein ligase rnf152, with the protein product METFSRPECQICFNPFSPRRRPKLLECRHTCCSECLHQMVLNHREVRCPWCRHVTHLCGLSVLQLPDDPEALSAITLAHAPVFIQLPNSSCYLLPLSGDEHAYRYGFKNPDGTTQPERLTAGEEEEAEGRDATMKSSAWTGFCTVLLVAIILIFLLAIVLHNMSCVSKRFSIISCG